A single region of the Corallococcus caeni genome encodes:
- a CDS encoding Vgb family protein, with amino-acid sequence MRQPGRLLALALALASLTALAGGTSYGSLSTYGLPSPTSQPLDIVVAPDGNVWFTESSDSWRKVARRDTQGKLTEFPVPEAPSHITVGSDNNIWFTMNTSIGRLTPAGALTVFTPVNQYGLTSFPRDIASGPDGNLWFTMGSYVIKMTTAGAMTWYLVSNPYPPNLQGITAGPDGAMWFADYENNMIGRIDMNGNITQFGPVFVTYDGPANVGAGPDGNVWFTCPFSSTIGRITPTGIITLFPLGGSLGPENLRAGPDGNLWFTEYLGNKLSRMTPDGVVTDVVTVNGADGLARGVGNTLWVTHRDEGKISKFTLAP; translated from the coding sequence ATGAGACAACCAGGAAGGCTCCTCGCCCTCGCCCTTGCCCTCGCCTCGCTCACCGCGCTCGCGGGCGGCACCTCGTACGGCTCCCTTTCGACGTACGGCCTTCCCAGCCCCACCTCCCAGCCGCTGGACATCGTGGTCGCTCCCGACGGCAACGTCTGGTTCACGGAGTCCTCGGACAGCTGGAGGAAGGTTGCCCGGCGCGACACCCAGGGCAAGCTCACCGAGTTCCCCGTGCCGGAGGCCCCGAGCCATATTACCGTGGGCTCGGACAACAACATCTGGTTCACGATGAACACGTCCATCGGCCGCCTCACGCCGGCGGGCGCACTCACCGTGTTCACGCCCGTGAATCAGTATGGCTTGACGAGCTTTCCGCGGGACATCGCGAGCGGCCCCGATGGGAACCTCTGGTTCACCATGGGGTCCTACGTCATCAAGATGACGACGGCGGGCGCGATGACCTGGTACCTCGTCTCGAACCCCTACCCCCCGAACCTGCAGGGCATCACGGCCGGACCGGACGGCGCGATGTGGTTCGCGGACTACGAGAACAACATGATCGGCCGCATCGACATGAACGGGAACATCACGCAGTTCGGGCCGGTGTTCGTGACGTACGACGGGCCGGCGAACGTCGGCGCCGGCCCCGATGGCAACGTGTGGTTCACCTGCCCGTTCAGCAGCACCATCGGGCGCATCACGCCCACGGGAATCATCACGCTCTTCCCCCTTGGCGGCTCGCTGGGTCCGGAGAATCTCCGGGCCGGCCCGGACGGCAACCTCTGGTTCACCGAGTACCTCGGCAACAAGCTGTCGCGGATGACCCCGGACGGGGTGGTCACTGACGTGGTGACCGTGAACGGCGCCGATGGGCTCGCCCGCGGCGTGGGCAACACCCTCTGGGTCACGCACCGGGACGAGGGTAAAATCTCGAAGTTCACGCTGGCGCCGTAG
- a CDS encoding GC-type dockerin domain-anchored protein, translated as MRRIHMLAGAVPLFAATSALAQAQFITPSEGTRSVSATVIAKDAGITNVNASDSRRTNGFEDFNESLELKASKQPQYDDTHSHADSNGSGTETSSITGSRISAEVRATANGWTQATGRGYATGNADFYLTFQLNRFARYAVSGDATADTTAGVYGGSTSLVYIASLTTGEPVLSIDIGNTDSDSVRRKGWLFPGPFTLQGDVSALVDAREGTAGTATSWWKMDIQFFCPADYDTNGTVNQADRDAFLNAWNAGSLDADADGNGVVNSTDRTTFLLAYGSGC; from the coding sequence ATGCGTCGCATTCACATGTTGGCTGGTGCTGTTCCCCTCTTCGCGGCCACGTCCGCGCTCGCGCAGGCGCAGTTCATCACTCCGTCGGAGGGCACCCGCTCGGTGTCCGCCACCGTCATCGCGAAGGACGCCGGCATCACCAACGTCAACGCGTCCGACTCGCGCCGGACGAATGGCTTCGAGGACTTCAACGAGAGCCTGGAGCTGAAGGCCAGCAAGCAGCCGCAGTACGACGACACGCACAGCCACGCGGACTCGAATGGCTCGGGCACGGAGACGTCGAGCATCACCGGCTCCCGCATCAGCGCCGAGGTCCGGGCCACCGCGAATGGCTGGACGCAGGCCACCGGGCGCGGCTACGCCACGGGTAACGCGGACTTCTACCTGACGTTCCAGCTCAACCGCTTCGCGCGCTACGCGGTGTCCGGCGATGCGACGGCGGACACGACGGCGGGGGTGTACGGCGGCTCCACGTCGCTCGTGTACATCGCGAGCCTCACCACCGGCGAGCCGGTGCTGTCCATCGACATCGGCAACACGGACTCGGACTCGGTGCGCCGCAAGGGCTGGCTGTTCCCCGGGCCCTTCACGCTGCAGGGGGACGTGTCCGCGCTGGTGGACGCGCGCGAGGGCACCGCGGGCACGGCGACGTCGTGGTGGAAGATGGACATCCAGTTCTTCTGCCCGGCCGACTACGACACCAACGGCACCGTGAATCAGGCGGACCGCGACGCGTTCCTCAACGCGTGGAACGCGGGCAGCCTGGACGCGGACGCGGACGGCAACGGCGTGGTGAACAGCACGGACCGCACCACGTTCCTGCTGGCGTACGGCTCGGGCTGCTGA
- a CDS encoding DNA alkylation repair protein produces MRATPAVIDELRSTLKSRSDPRLAEATRRYFPTDIRALGVGNAEVRRIADALVKQRGLSPEDCLAVTEDLLAQATHHEEVLLGFAMVRKAVGRAFDESLLDRFRYWLEHTDVQKSVGWLLKVAADHHREAVVGFIQENISRMQRDTLRYAIERLAPEQRKALLALKPKMP; encoded by the coding sequence ATGCGCGCGACCCCTGCCGTCATCGACGAGCTTCGAAGCACCCTGAAGTCGCGGAGCGACCCGCGCCTCGCCGAGGCGACCCGCCGCTACTTCCCCACGGACATCCGCGCCCTGGGGGTCGGCAACGCGGAGGTTCGGCGCATCGCCGATGCGCTCGTCAAGCAGCGGGGCCTGTCTCCCGAGGACTGCCTCGCGGTGACCGAGGACCTGCTCGCCCAGGCGACCCACCATGAAGAGGTGCTCCTGGGGTTCGCCATGGTCCGCAAGGCGGTCGGGCGCGCGTTCGACGAATCGCTGCTGGACCGCTTCCGGTACTGGTTGGAGCACACCGACGTGCAGAAGAGCGTGGGATGGCTGCTGAAGGTGGCGGCGGACCACCACCGGGAGGCGGTGGTGGGGTTCATCCAGGAGAACATCTCCAGGATGCAGCGGGACACCCTGCGCTATGCCATTGAGCGGCTGGCGCCGGAGCAACGCAAGGCATTGCTGGCGCTGAAGCCCAAGATGCCCTGA
- a CDS encoding RHS repeat-associated core domain-containing protein translates to MKNAIALSLGLVIAVSACGPAEPESLDADLKLGTGSARVVTTPADTIIPTQVGPDGLAVGLSKGASSVSPDGTAKYTLPLWVPDGRAGMQPALTLSYQGNSGSNMLGQGWSITGLSAVARCPRTLAQDGRVEGISFTSADAFCLDGQRLIAIQGGYGASGTEYRTEQESFSKVVSLEADGSGPALFKVYLKDGRVMTYGKLNNSTLAGERGSVRALDATGFAVSRDGRENRLVWALSQVEDRSGNFMSFQYAKTQDPADGSYEQTLSRIAYTGSSLGAGRPAYRFVDFDYGDHTNPRVVHLNGLKTKASRRLKEIRVSGPNPVSTGLVRAYRFTYLPPAQSSVTRLASFQECDGAGVCLPAVTFSWTPESDLFEDVDTGITDILSPPTSAAIFRALNPMDVDGDGFDDLLYRTTSSQSNSFKWVMRYGSAAGYGAAVDAVSLPNACWDSSAGHNGKWADVNMDGLPDVSILQWNACVGPGQYSELKHFRRTNLAGGRAANSFQEVGNDGKWGDAFWYADLNGDAYPELVRVLTSTRTLGYRPNVGGALQPFQPIVTSDLNDNTQFALNLDGSSKTSLLFIEMRRPPGPHDIYAEVGKRYWSMTQRPDGTFAKQETTLVRSDVDLLPDGTPFDHGPEGDETCNNCYNWQYLFVDLTGDSLPDAVRAKAKTGGDLEVLVNTGDGFAPPVPIQLPVGFNLAPFTRDNGIRVLDFDQDGRQDLLLMDDGAGTRGQVALLQSVGTGFATRFLGVPVAQAGGLGVNLSQLLDANGDGLMDLAQIVNGRLHVYLRKGPPAGLLTGVSDSLGARIEFSYKPMSDASVYTPGTGCSYPQVCVKKGQWLVSEHRVDTGSPVMHATRYSYGDGRADLLGRGWLGFARMTAKDLVSGTESRVDFDNQTREGTFYPLAGTPVFQVTTMFLPGRLHLQVRATQHKILAQGTSRVDARLRVFPEVITEEVYDRLETNAWNAGLLNRVVSVLGFDETYGNVLNRKQMFSNGDEMEWVTGYQNDPVNWLVGLPIQESQTSTVQGVAQVRRLSYEYKPGTVLLKKTTVEPNDPILEVVTEQIRDDDGLLTEVRTTGVGMVTRSTLFTYDALERVHPASVINSLGHTVTHAYHPSLGLPAVKVDENGLTTRWQYDGFGRVRKLDNPDAADVSLSYVPCPNEAGCAYQVQSQTVQGQEERTNLDRLGRTLSVSKRAFNDADGWITSRREFDLLGRVSYSWAPSPTGSREVSTSFTYDALGRPLVTTYPDGSKTLRRYIANQVNSFDEKNNLQVSWLDVYGRTASVDDYVDGRKLTTTYRYGPFGNPAGVLSADGTGPTFKYDRQGRRVEVNDPDSGLSISKYNALGELTESKDANGDTTQYEHDLLGRVTKTTNRDGVSTYIWDNAIAGNAGIGKLYKSIKDDLAGTAQSVISTKYAYDSFGRPVEDLWTIGGSQYAIGRQYDAYSRLSQLQYPQVGTTNFAVNYEYTARGSLKRVRAANNGPVYWSVEGRNGLQQLTAESFGNGVSSLRRYDTRGRLLFIQGTHGSQELQKLAYEYEPNGNVRSRHDRHDPLRMSTEDFTYDALDRVKSWTVFQNCQSRTANYGYDDLGNLLSRQGMGENISSFYERTGGAGPHAVTRSSFGSYTYDASGNQLTAPGRTVTYTTFGLPSRVVTGTGNTEYRYDSMNARVVKSDSSGESTFYVGGLFEERRAPNGAMSRVFNVLGDAGTVAQLAWATDALGNASAPKTTYLHTDALGSVATLSDEMGGVTEQLRYEPFGGRRLAQSLANPVVRGTSGVRQGFTGHEHEEELGLINMKGRIYEPSLGRFLSPDRLLPGQAPSQALNRYSYVLNNPLKYVDPSGWLPLVMPIIVYDSWYGGYVTPGWAMSRVVKWIDETNCNIMTPTGQTCDVVHREEKAWWETGPSMSAETWWALTRLTLGAQGAYYQEALRHGARFAGGAILGGWVAEIPLGAYFIPMVPGQSSAYYQGYAWSLDWASKVESALGMAATFAGMGGMSAGGMMLASGGAAGAGIVVEGISVSAVAAGAGAAVAAVANAEGAKNALQMANQAGGGRKSSPNATKQVGQQTSLSPEKSIESLRDRMAEHEKKLADYRANPDAFDNEGFLKNAPSPEVRQKIIDGRIKHLGDEIRAFAKAITDLGGTP, encoded by the coding sequence TTGAAGAATGCCATTGCCCTTTCCTTGGGGCTGGTCATCGCCGTAAGCGCATGCGGTCCCGCGGAGCCCGAAAGTCTTGATGCGGATCTCAAGTTGGGAACGGGTTCCGCAAGGGTTGTGACCACGCCCGCGGACACCATCATTCCGACCCAGGTGGGGCCTGATGGGCTCGCGGTAGGTCTATCGAAGGGGGCTTCGTCCGTCAGCCCGGATGGCACCGCGAAGTACACGCTGCCACTCTGGGTTCCGGATGGCCGCGCGGGCATGCAGCCGGCACTGACCCTCTCCTATCAAGGCAACAGTGGCAGCAACATGCTGGGGCAGGGCTGGAGCATTACCGGCCTGTCGGCGGTCGCTCGTTGCCCCCGAACGCTGGCGCAGGATGGGAGGGTGGAAGGGATCTCCTTCACGAGCGCGGACGCGTTCTGCCTGGACGGCCAGCGACTCATCGCCATCCAGGGGGGGTATGGCGCCTCGGGCACCGAATACCGGACCGAGCAGGAAAGCTTCTCGAAGGTCGTCTCATTGGAAGCGGATGGATCCGGGCCCGCCCTGTTCAAGGTCTACCTGAAGGACGGACGGGTCATGACCTACGGCAAGCTGAACAATTCGACCCTCGCCGGGGAGCGCGGCAGCGTTCGGGCCCTGGACGCGACCGGATTCGCCGTCTCCAGGGATGGAAGGGAGAACCGGCTCGTCTGGGCGCTCTCCCAGGTGGAGGACCGCAGCGGAAACTTCATGAGCTTCCAGTACGCGAAGACCCAGGACCCGGCGGATGGAAGCTACGAACAGACCCTTTCGCGTATCGCCTACACAGGCTCCTCGCTCGGGGCGGGGCGTCCCGCGTACCGCTTCGTCGACTTTGACTATGGCGACCACACAAACCCACGTGTCGTCCACTTGAATGGCTTGAAGACGAAGGCAAGTCGGCGGCTCAAGGAGATTCGGGTGAGTGGTCCGAACCCCGTCTCTACAGGCCTTGTCCGCGCGTACCGCTTTACCTACCTGCCCCCGGCTCAAAGCAGCGTGACCCGCCTTGCATCCTTCCAGGAGTGCGATGGTGCAGGGGTTTGCCTTCCAGCCGTGACGTTCTCCTGGACCCCAGAGAGCGACCTTTTCGAGGACGTCGATACTGGAATCACGGACATCCTGAGCCCGCCCACTTCCGCGGCCATCTTCCGTGCGCTCAATCCCATGGATGTTGACGGGGATGGATTCGACGACCTGCTCTACCGCACGACGAGCAGTCAATCCAACTCGTTCAAATGGGTCATGCGCTACGGTTCGGCTGCTGGCTATGGCGCCGCTGTGGATGCTGTGTCCCTGCCCAATGCCTGTTGGGATAGCTCGGCAGGACACAATGGGAAATGGGCGGATGTCAATATGGATGGTCTGCCGGATGTCAGCATTCTTCAATGGAATGCCTGTGTCGGGCCGGGTCAATACAGTGAATTGAAGCACTTCCGGCGAACGAACCTGGCTGGCGGACGTGCGGCCAATTCGTTCCAAGAAGTGGGAAACGATGGGAAATGGGGAGACGCATTCTGGTACGCGGACCTCAATGGAGATGCCTACCCTGAGTTGGTGCGGGTGCTCACGTCAACCCGGACACTGGGGTACCGCCCGAACGTGGGCGGTGCGTTGCAGCCCTTTCAGCCTATCGTCACGTCGGACTTGAATGACAACACCCAGTTCGCCTTGAACCTGGATGGCTCGTCCAAGACCAGCCTCCTGTTCATTGAAATGCGCAGGCCCCCCGGTCCGCACGACATCTACGCAGAGGTAGGCAAGCGGTACTGGTCGATGACCCAGCGGCCGGATGGCACCTTCGCCAAGCAGGAGACGACGCTCGTCCGCTCAGACGTGGATTTGCTGCCGGATGGAACTCCCTTTGACCATGGCCCTGAAGGAGATGAGACCTGCAACAACTGCTACAACTGGCAATATCTCTTCGTGGATCTGACGGGAGACAGCCTCCCGGATGCCGTCCGGGCAAAAGCGAAGACAGGGGGGGATCTGGAGGTGCTCGTCAACACGGGCGATGGCTTTGCGCCGCCGGTCCCAATCCAGTTGCCGGTCGGATTCAACCTGGCGCCATTCACCCGGGATAACGGAATCCGCGTCCTGGATTTCGATCAGGATGGGCGACAGGACCTGCTGCTGATGGATGATGGAGCCGGGACGCGCGGCCAGGTGGCACTCCTCCAGTCGGTGGGGACCGGGTTCGCCACGCGCTTCTTGGGCGTGCCGGTAGCGCAGGCTGGGGGGCTGGGGGTCAATCTTTCGCAGTTGTTGGATGCGAATGGTGACGGCCTGATGGACCTCGCACAAATCGTCAACGGCAGGCTGCACGTCTATCTTCGAAAGGGGCCGCCCGCCGGGCTGCTGACGGGCGTTTCGGACTCGCTGGGCGCGCGAATCGAGTTCTCGTACAAGCCGATGAGCGATGCGTCGGTCTACACGCCCGGCACGGGCTGCTCCTATCCGCAGGTGTGCGTGAAGAAGGGGCAGTGGTTGGTTTCAGAGCATCGCGTGGACACTGGGTCCCCGGTGATGCATGCGACCCGGTATTCCTATGGGGATGGTCGCGCTGATCTCCTGGGCCGAGGGTGGCTGGGGTTCGCGCGGATGACAGCGAAGGACCTGGTTTCTGGGACGGAGTCCCGGGTCGACTTTGACAACCAGACCCGTGAAGGGACTTTCTACCCACTCGCGGGCACGCCGGTCTTTCAAGTGACCACGATGTTCCTGCCTGGGCGATTGCATCTGCAGGTGCGTGCGACCCAGCACAAGATCCTCGCGCAGGGTACTTCGCGCGTGGATGCCAGACTGCGGGTCTTCCCCGAGGTCATCACGGAAGAAGTGTACGACCGGCTGGAGACGAATGCCTGGAACGCGGGACTCCTGAACCGGGTCGTGAGCGTGCTGGGTTTCGATGAGACTTACGGAAACGTGCTGAACCGGAAGCAGATGTTCTCCAACGGCGATGAGATGGAGTGGGTGACGGGCTACCAGAACGACCCCGTGAACTGGCTCGTAGGGCTGCCAATCCAGGAATCGCAGACGAGCACCGTGCAGGGTGTCGCGCAGGTGAGACGGCTGTCGTATGAGTACAAGCCAGGGACCGTGCTTCTCAAGAAGACGACCGTGGAGCCGAACGACCCGATCCTGGAGGTGGTCACCGAACAGATCCGTGATGACGATGGGCTCCTCACCGAGGTCCGGACGACGGGGGTGGGAATGGTGACCCGGAGCACCCTGTTCACCTACGACGCCCTGGAGCGTGTCCATCCCGCGTCCGTGATCAACAGCCTGGGCCACACGGTCACCCACGCCTACCATCCTTCACTGGGTCTACCCGCGGTCAAGGTGGATGAGAACGGCCTCACGACCCGCTGGCAGTACGATGGCTTTGGCCGGGTGCGGAAGCTGGACAACCCGGATGCTGCGGACGTCTCGCTGTCGTACGTCCCCTGCCCCAACGAGGCCGGGTGCGCGTACCAGGTCCAGTCTCAAACGGTCCAGGGCCAGGAGGAGCGGACGAACCTGGACCGTCTGGGAAGAACGCTGAGTGTTTCGAAGCGTGCCTTCAACGACGCGGATGGCTGGATCACGAGCCGGCGGGAGTTCGACCTGCTGGGACGCGTTTCCTACTCCTGGGCGCCGTCGCCCACGGGCTCCAGGGAGGTCAGCACGTCCTTCACCTACGACGCGCTAGGGCGGCCCCTGGTGACCACGTATCCGGATGGTTCGAAGACCCTCCGTCGATACATCGCGAACCAGGTGAACAGCTTCGATGAGAAGAACAATCTCCAGGTCAGCTGGTTGGATGTCTATGGCCGGACGGCCTCCGTGGACGACTACGTGGACGGGCGCAAGCTCACGACGACGTACCGGTATGGGCCGTTCGGGAATCCCGCCGGGGTGCTCAGCGCGGATGGGACGGGACCGACCTTCAAGTATGACCGTCAGGGCCGACGGGTCGAAGTCAATGATCCGGATTCCGGCCTGTCGATCTCCAAGTACAACGCCCTGGGCGAACTCACTGAGTCGAAGGACGCGAACGGGGACACGACGCAATACGAGCACGACCTTCTGGGGCGTGTGACCAAGACCACGAATCGCGATGGTGTGTCGACGTACATCTGGGACAACGCTATCGCGGGCAATGCGGGCATCGGGAAGCTGTACAAGAGCATCAAGGACGACCTCGCGGGGACCGCCCAGAGCGTGATCAGTACGAAGTATGCCTATGATTCATTCGGGCGCCCGGTGGAGGACCTCTGGACGATCGGAGGCTCCCAGTACGCGATTGGCCGGCAGTATGACGCATACAGCAGGCTCTCCCAGTTGCAGTATCCCCAGGTGGGCACGACGAACTTCGCGGTGAATTATGAGTACACCGCCCGGGGGTCGTTGAAGCGGGTGCGGGCCGCGAACAACGGTCCCGTCTACTGGAGTGTGGAGGGACGGAATGGTCTGCAGCAGTTGACCGCGGAGTCCTTCGGGAATGGCGTCTCCAGCCTGCGCCGGTACGACACGCGGGGGCGCCTCCTGTTCATCCAGGGCACCCACGGGAGCCAGGAACTGCAGAAGCTGGCCTACGAGTACGAGCCGAACGGCAATGTTCGAAGCCGGCACGACCGTCATGACCCGCTGCGGATGTCGACGGAGGACTTCACCTACGACGCGTTGGACCGCGTGAAGTCCTGGACTGTCTTCCAGAACTGCCAGTCGCGAACCGCGAACTACGGGTACGATGATCTTGGCAACCTCCTGAGCCGCCAGGGGATGGGGGAGAACATCTCCAGCTTCTATGAGCGGACCGGCGGAGCGGGCCCTCATGCCGTGACACGGTCCTCCTTTGGATCGTACACGTATGACGCGAGCGGGAACCAGTTGACTGCGCCTGGCCGGACCGTGACGTACACGACCTTTGGCCTTCCCTCGCGAGTCGTTACCGGCACGGGAAACACCGAATACCGGTACGATTCAATGAATGCTCGGGTTGTGAAGAGCGACTCTTCCGGGGAGTCCACCTTCTACGTAGGGGGACTCTTCGAGGAGCGACGAGCCCCCAACGGAGCGATGAGTCGTGTCTTCAATGTCCTGGGGGATGCGGGCACGGTTGCGCAGCTTGCATGGGCCACGGATGCGCTGGGCAATGCGAGCGCTCCCAAGACGACCTATCTCCACACGGATGCGCTCGGCTCGGTCGCGACGTTGTCGGATGAGATGGGTGGAGTGACGGAGCAACTGCGCTACGAGCCGTTTGGCGGGCGCCGGCTGGCTCAATCCCTGGCAAACCCCGTGGTTCGTGGAACATCGGGTGTCCGTCAGGGATTCACCGGTCATGAGCATGAAGAGGAGCTGGGTCTCATCAACATGAAGGGGCGCATCTACGAGCCGTCCCTAGGTCGATTCCTCAGCCCGGACCGGCTCCTGCCGGGGCAGGCCCCCAGCCAAGCCTTGAATCGGTACAGCTACGTGCTCAACAACCCGCTGAAGTACGTGGACCCGTCTGGCTGGCTGCCCCTGGTCATGCCCATCATTGTGTATGACTCCTGGTATGGCGGGTATGTGACCCCGGGCTGGGCCATGAGTCGCGTGGTCAAGTGGATTGATGAAACCAATTGTAATATAATGACCCCAACGGGTCAGACGTGTGACGTAGTACACCGGGAGGAGAAGGCGTGGTGGGAGACCGGCCCATCAATGAGCGCCGAGACGTGGTGGGCCCTGACCCGGTTGACCCTGGGGGCGCAGGGGGCCTACTACCAGGAGGCTCTGAGGCACGGAGCCCGCTTCGCAGGGGGGGCGATCCTTGGGGGTTGGGTCGCGGAGATACCCCTGGGTGCCTATTTCATACCCATGGTTCCCGGTCAGTCCTCCGCGTACTACCAGGGGTATGCGTGGTCGCTGGATTGGGCATCGAAGGTAGAGTCTGCGCTTGGAATGGCGGCAACCTTCGCGGGTATGGGCGGGATGAGTGCGGGCGGGATGATGCTCGCCTCAGGAGGGGCCGCGGGAGCGGGTATCGTCGTCGAGGGCATCAGCGTGTCTGCAGTAGCCGCAGGCGCCGGAGCAGCGGTGGCCGCGGTTGCGAACGCGGAAGGGGCGAAGAACGCGCTCCAGATGGCGAATCAAGCGGGCGGTGGGAGAAAATCGTCTCCCAATGCCACAAAGCAGGTGGGACAGCAGACGAGTTTGAGCCCAGAGAAGTCCATTGAGTCGCTCAGAGATAGAATGGCGGAGCACGAGAAGAAGCTCGCGGATTACCGGGCGAATCCGGATGCCTTCGACAATGAGGGTTTCTTGAAGAACGCTCCGTCGCCTGAGGTGCGCCAGAAGATCATTGATGGACGCATCAAACACTTGGGGGACGAGATTCGCGCGTTCGCAAAGGCCATTACTGATCTTGGAGGAACCCCATGA
- a CDS encoding sensor histidine kinase, whose product MATQDAAPQLPRAHTDEGLRVEREKADREYAQRQNAIEEGSDAAINKAREQADEALQAARDTADARRARNAAPVAKETLTQERADEDAALQGERDTADAELRDEREERVHALEALLHLERAETDLRLSGERTHADEALATRDHFMGMVSHDLRTLLGGIALQAALLKRGAGEDEAGRKATQAAEKIQRFTARMNRLIGDLVDVASIEAGRIRVAPALQDATALVKDSLETFQPLASAQGLTLDVELRGNTLMAKFDHERVLQVLANLLSNAIKFTPGGGRISLRVEPVHQSVRFSVTDTGPGIPSHQLEVVFDRFWQARSEDRRGLGLGLYISKGIVEAHGGRIWAESQPGQGSTFLFTLPGAAATAT is encoded by the coding sequence ATGGCGACCCAGGACGCAGCACCGCAGCTCCCGCGGGCCCACACGGACGAAGGCCTCCGCGTGGAGCGGGAGAAGGCGGACCGGGAGTACGCCCAGCGGCAGAACGCGATTGAAGAGGGCTCGGACGCCGCCATCAACAAAGCCCGCGAGCAGGCGGACGAGGCCCTCCAGGCGGCCCGCGACACCGCGGACGCGAGGAGGGCGCGGAACGCGGCGCCCGTGGCGAAGGAGACCCTCACCCAGGAGCGGGCCGACGAGGACGCGGCCCTCCAGGGAGAGCGGGACACCGCGGACGCGGAGCTGCGGGACGAACGCGAGGAGCGGGTACACGCCCTGGAGGCCCTCCTCCACCTGGAGCGCGCGGAGACCGACCTGCGGCTGTCGGGAGAGCGCACGCACGCCGACGAAGCGCTCGCGACCCGGGACCACTTCATGGGCATGGTCAGCCATGACCTGCGCACGCTGCTGGGGGGCATCGCGTTGCAGGCGGCCCTGCTCAAGCGCGGCGCTGGCGAGGACGAGGCGGGCCGCAAGGCGACCCAGGCCGCGGAGAAGATCCAGCGCTTCACCGCGCGGATGAACCGGCTGATTGGAGACCTGGTGGACGTGGCCAGCATCGAAGCGGGGAGGATCCGCGTCGCCCCAGCGCTGCAGGACGCGACCGCGCTGGTGAAGGACTCCCTGGAGACGTTCCAGCCGCTGGCCTCCGCCCAGGGCCTCACGCTCGACGTGGAGCTGCGTGGGAACACGCTGATGGCGAAGTTCGACCATGAGCGCGTCCTCCAGGTGCTCGCCAACCTGCTGTCCAACGCCATCAAGTTCACGCCAGGCGGCGGCAGGATCTCCCTCCGGGTGGAGCCGGTGCACCAGTCCGTCCGCTTCTCCGTGACGGACACCGGCCCCGGAATCCCGAGCCACCAGCTGGAGGTGGTGTTCGACCGGTTCTGGCAGGCTCGCAGCGAGGACCGGCGGGGCCTGGGGCTGGGGCTCTACATCTCCAAGGGCATCGTGGAGGCGCACGGCGGGCGCATCTGGGCGGAGAGCCAGCCCGGCCAGGGCAGCACCTTCCTCTTCACGCTCCCTGGCGCGGCGGCCACCGCGACGTAG